The sequence TCTGGATGTCCCATGAAAGTCCCGATAATTTTAGAAATCGGTTCTTCCAAACGAACGCTAGTCAAGTTCCGAAACACCACCGGAACGATTTCTCCAAATCCCAAGGTGACAATAGCAATATAATCTCCTCGTAATCTGAGGGTAGGTGCGCCTAAAATCACCCCAGTAATGCCCGCTATTACCGCCGCAATCGGCAAAACTAACCAGAAATTCCACTGAATTCCCAACTGTGAGGAAGATAATAAACCTGTAGTATAAGCGCCAATGGCGAAAAAAGCCGCATAGCCTAAATCTAATAATCCTGCAAAACCAACGACAATATTTAGACCTAAAGCTAGCATGACAAAGATTTGGATTTCAATCACTGTTGCAATCCACCTTGTTTGTGCTATTTGATCGATGAATGGGAAGATAATGGCGATCGCCCCAATATTGAACAAAGTGGCTATTTGTCTTCTATAACTTGGTAAACCTTGGATTGCGCCCATAATTACGGCTGCGGCTACAGTAATAGCTAAGCTATACAGACCAAATAGCATAGCAGAACTAACAGATAGACCCCTTTGCCCAGAAGCAGGTAATAACCATAATCCCTGCACCAAACTGGCGATTAATAGCCAAATTCCTACACCAAATCCAGGTAAGACAGCTAACTTAGCGCCCTGTAGGGGATTAGCTACCCTTTTCCCCTCACCACTCGTCAAACCTATGGCTGTTCCCAATAACCAGCCGATGACAGCGCCACTCCAGCCACCAAAAATTAGTATAGTGAGAGAGGCGATCGCCCCTAAAGTAATAGTTGATTTGAAAAATTGCTTCAGTTGGTTTGACATATTGA is a genomic window of Merismopedia glauca CCAP 1448/3 containing:
- a CDS encoding branched-chain amino acid ABC transporter permease, whose protein sequence is MSNQLKQFFKSTITLGAIASLTILIFGGWSGAVIGWLLGTAIGLTSGEGKRVANPLQGAKLAVLPGFGVGIWLLIASLVQGLWLLPASGQRGLSVSSAMLFGLYSLAITVAAAVIMGAIQGLPSYRRQIATLFNIGAIAIIFPFIDQIAQTRWIATVIEIQIFVMLALGLNIVVGFAGLLDLGYAAFFAIGAYTTGLLSSSQLGIQWNFWLVLPIAAVIAGITGVILGAPTLRLRGDYIAIVTLGFGEIVPVVFRNLTSVRLEEPISKIIGTFMGHPEWAICLLGCDRPINLTGGEAGINPIGRPILPIIGTFTSSNYFPWYYLILLLVIFSYFLIGRLKDSRLGRSWTAIREDELAASAMGINLVQTKLLAFAMGATFSGFAGSFYASYITAIFPSVFDFSVSVIILCMVILGGLGNAIGVMLGGVIIMSADRLYLPQLAKVLKGVLNNSVLPNIANPQWQDFLATSIDPTQMRLFLFGLTLVIMMLVRPEGLLPDRIHQEELHGNETEKPV